Part of the Streptomyces sp. NBC_00457 genome, CGTCCTTGACGGTGTGCAGCTCGCCCCGCTTCACGCCGTGCACGAACGCGGCGAGCTCCTCCGCGTCGTTGCGCGGCGAGGGCACGCCGGCGTCGGCCAGCCGCTGGGTGGCCTGAGCTACCTCAGCGAGCAGCACGCTGCGGGGACTTGAGGGTCGCCCCCCAAATGATGGCTGCACGCATGTCCTCCGGTACTGGTCCTTCTCGTACGTCCCTTACACGGCTCTACGCGGCTGCGAGCTTGGCGGCCGAGTCCGCGTCAACGCAGGCCTGGATCACCGCGTCGAGTTCGCCGTCCAGGACCTGGTCCAGGTTGTAGGCCTTGAAGCCGACGCGGTGGTCCGAGATGCGATTCTCCGGGAAGTTGTATGTACGGATCTTCTCGGAGCGGTCGACGGTGCGGACCTGGCTGCGGCGGGCGTCGGCGGCATTCTTCTCCGCCTCCTCCTGCGCCGCGGCGAGCAGCCTGGAGCGCAGGATACGCAGTGCCTGCTCCTTGTTCTGCAGCTGGCTCTTCTCGTTCTGGCAGGAGGCGACCACTCCGGTGGGAACGTGCGTGATGCGCACGGCGGAGTCGGTCGTGTTGACGGACTGCCCGCCGGGTCCGGAGGAGCGGTAGACGTCGATCCGCAGGTCGTTCGGGTTGATCTCGACGTCGACCTCCTCGGCCTCGGGCGTCACCAGCACACCGGCCGCGGAGGTGTGGATACGGCCCTGGGACTCGGTGGCCGGCACCCGCTGCACGCGGTGCACGCCGCCCTCGTACTTCAGCCGCGCCCAGACACCCTGCCCCGGCTCGGTGGCGCCCTGGCCGCCCTTGGTCTTCACGGCGACCTGGACGTCCTTGTAGCCGCCCAGCTCGGACTCGGTGGCGTCGATGATCTCGGTCTTCCAGCCGACCCGCTCGGCGTACCGCAGATACATCCGCAGCAGGTCACCGGCGAACAGCGCGGACTCGTCGCCGCCCGCGCCCGCCTTGATCTCGAGGATCACGTCCTTGTCGTCGCTGGGGTCTCGCGGGACGAGGAGCAGCCGCAGCTTCTCCGTCAGCTCCTCACGCGCCTTCTCCAGCTCCTTCACCTCGGCGGCGAACTCTGGGTCATCGGCGCCGAGTTCACGCGCCGTCTCGATGTCGCCGCCCATCTGCTTCCAGGAGCGGAACGTGGCGACGATCGGGGTGAGCTCGGCGTAGCGCTTGTTCAGCTTGCGCGCGTTGGCCTGGTCGGAGTGGACCGACGGGTCGGCGAGCTTCTTCTCCAGGTCGGCGTGCTCGACGACGAGCTCCTCGACGGCCTCGAACATCTCTGGCTCCTGTTGTACGTACGTGGGTGAAGGGCGGACGACCAAAAACGCCGGTCCCGGCGCGCCGAAGAGGGGCGCGGCCGTGGACCGGCGAAATGGGGCTCGCTACTTCTTGGAGCCGGCAGCCTTGCCGAAGCGGGCCTCGAAGCGGGCCACACGGCCACCGGTGTCGAGGATCTTCTGCTTGCCCGTGTAGAACGGGTGGCACTCGGAGCAGACCTCGGCGCGGATCGCTCCGCTGGAGATCGTGCTGCGGGTGGTGAACGACGCGCCACAGGTGCAGCTGACCTGCGTCTCGACGTACTCGGGGTGGATGTCGCGCTTCAAGGGTGTCTCCTAGTTTCGGGAGGGCTCCGGGTCGCAGCCGCGGGGTGCGGAGGCGTGAACCGGGGCCGACGTACCAGTCTGCCAGGACTGGGGCCATCCCCCAAAACGAGGGGTCACCGTGATCTATTCCCGGCAGCGCGCTACGAGGTCACCACTCCGTTTGCCTGGCCTGTCGCCGTGCCTTTTGTTGCCGACTTCGGGATGGCCTTGTCGTCCTTGAGAGCCGTCCAGACCTGCTGGGCCTTGGTGTCGTCGACGAGGACGCGGTTGCCGTCGGCGGGGTCGTACTGGACCGGCATCGTGACCATGTGCATGTTCTTCGCGCTGATGCTCTTGAGGCCGCTCGCGAACGACATGAGGGAGTTGACCGAGCCGAGGTCGGAGTCGGTGGTGACGGCGTTGGTGGCGGTGTCGGCGAGGTCGTACAGCTTCTTCGGGTTGGTGAAGAGGCCGACGTCCTTGATCTGCTCGACGAGGGCCTTGATGAAGGCCTGCTGGAGCTGGATGCGGCCGAGGTCGGAACCGTCGCCGACGCCGTGCCGGGTGCGGACCAGGCCGAGTGCCTGCTCGCCGGTGAGCTGGTGGGTGCCGGCCGCGAGGTCCAGGTGGCTGTCGGGGTCGTCGATGGCCTTGCTGGTGGTGACCTTGACGCCGCCGAGCTCGTCGATGAGCTTCTGGAAGCCGCTGAAGTCGACCTCGAGGTAGTGGTCCATGCGCAGGTCGGTGAGCGACTCGACGGTCTTCACCGCGCAGGCCGCGCCGCCGGTGGTGTACGCCGAGTTGAACATGACGTCGGTCGCGGCGTCGTGGGTGTCGCCGTCGGTGTCGGTGCACTCGGGGCGGTCGATGAGGGTGTCGCGCGGGATGGAGACCACGCTGGCTTTCTTGTGGCCCTTGTAGACGTGCACGATCATCGCGGTGTCGGAGCGGGCGCTGCCGTCGTCGGCGCCGCCGCCGAGCTTCTGGTTGGAGCCGGAGCGGGTGTCGGAGCCCAGGACGAGGATGTTCTCGGAGCCGTTGTCGGCCTTGGTCGGCCGGTCGGTGCCGAGGGCCTGGTCGATGTCGACGCTCTTGAGGTTGCCGTTGAGCTTGAAGTACACGTACCCGACGCCGGTGCCGCCCAGCACCACGATGCCGCCGGCCACCCAGGCCGTGACGAGCAGTCCCTTGCGGCGGTTGCCGCGGGGCTTGCGGCGGCGGCCCTTGGCGCGGTGGCGCGGGCCCGTGGACCCGGACTCACCCGGTATGCCGGGGTCCGGTGTGCTCTCGGCAGACATGTGCTCCTCGGTTCTCGTCGGGTCGGTTACCCCTCGCGTTCAGGGTCAGGCCCGGGCGAAGCGACATGTATCGCTCCATCTTCGCCCCGACCGGTCAGACGGGGAAACCCGGGAAAGGGTTGCACAACGCACTGTGCCCACCGCGTGGGGCGGTGGGCACAGTGTGTGACGCGTGGTGCTGGACGCACCCCGTTCACCTGCTGTTTCAGCCGAAGATGTCGTACTGCTTGAAGTCCGTCCCGACCGAGACCCTTGTGGCAAAGATCTCGCTCGTGGCCTTGCCGGTGCCCTTGTACAGGTAGAGCGTGCCGCCGGGCGTACGGGCCAGGAAGTCGGCCTTGCTGTCGCCGTTGACGTCACCGATGGCGTCGAAGGCGTTGTACGTCGTGTTGCTCCAGGTGCGCACCTTGACCCGGGCCGAGAAGGGGCTCGAGGCCTTGCCGGTCCCCTTGTACAGGTAGACGGCACCGGTGCTCCGGTTGCGCACGATCACGTCGGCCTTGCCGTCGGCGTTGAAGTCGCCCTTGCCGCGCAGGGTGTTGTACTGGTTCCAGCCCGTGCCTGAGCCGACCTGTGTACGGGCCGAGAAGGAGCCGTTGCCCTTGCCCGGGTAGAGCCACAGCTTGCCGCCGGAGTCCACGGACAGCAGGTCCGGCAGATAGTCGCCGGTCAGGTCACCGGGGGTGGCGATCCGGGTGCGGGTCTTCCAGTTGTCGAAGATCTGCTTCTCGGTCCAGGTCTCCGTGGAGCGCACGTAGTGCATCCAGTAGACGTCGCCGGTGGAGGCGACCCGGTACACGAAGTCCTGGACGCCGTCCCGGTCGAGGTCGGTCTGCAGGACGGTGTTGACGCCGCTCCAGTTGCCGAGGCTCTGCCGGGCGCCGAACGAGGTGCCCTTGGAGTCCTTCTGGTAGCCCGTCTTCGTGGACGCGTTGCGCACGAAGAGGTCGGCCCTGCCGTCGGTGTAGCTCATGTTGGCGTCGTCGACCTGCGGGTAGGCCGCACCGACGTACGACTTCACCTTCGCGAAGACGCTGTACGCGCCCTTCTCGACGCAGTCCACGACACCCCAGGACACGACGCCCACGATGCGGTTGCCCACGACGAGCGGGCCACCGGAGTCGCCGTTGCAGGCGGACGTCGTACCGCTGTCGCTGCCGCTGGCGGGCTTGCCCGCGCAGACCATGTGGCCCTTGACGAAGTCGGCGCCGTAGTAGTTCGCGCAGGTCGTGTCCGACTGGATCGGCAGCGCGGCCGTCTTCAACGTGTCGGAGATGTCCTGGGTGGTGGAGCTCGTACGGCCCCAGCCGTAGACCTTGGCATTGGTCCCGGCGGCGTACGAGGCGGTGTCGGCGGACGTCGTCATGCGGATCGGCGTCGCCTTGACCGGCGTCGCCAGGGTGAGGACCGCGATGTCGTTGTCGATGGTCCGCGCGCTGTACGACGCGTGGCTCCACTGGCGCAGAGGCTGCGAGACCGTGCCGTTGGTGTTGCCCGAGTCGTCGGGCATCGTCGAGGTCCCGGTCACCACCGCACCGTGGGCGGCCCAGTTGTAGCCCTTGACGCAGTGCGCGGCGGTCAGGATCTTCGTCGGCGAGACGACGGCGCCGCCGCAGAAGAAGCCGAGGTCGTTGGCCTCGTCGGAGTACCAGAGCTGGGCCATCCACGGCGCCGAGGTGATCGTCGTGGTGGACCCGCCGATGATCTTGGCGTCGATGGGGCCGCTGCTGGTCCCGGCGTTCAGCGACGACTTGGCGGCCGTCTCCCCCGCGGTGTCGTCACCGGCGATCGCGCCGGCGACCCGCT contains:
- a CDS encoding LCP family protein, producing the protein MSAESTPDPGIPGESGSTGPRHRAKGRRRKPRGNRRKGLLVTAWVAGGIVVLGGTGVGYVYFKLNGNLKSVDIDQALGTDRPTKADNGSENILVLGSDTRSGSNQKLGGGADDGSARSDTAMIVHVYKGHKKASVVSIPRDTLIDRPECTDTDGDTHDAATDVMFNSAYTTGGAACAVKTVESLTDLRMDHYLEVDFSGFQKLIDELGGVKVTTSKAIDDPDSHLDLAAGTHQLTGEQALGLVRTRHGVGDGSDLGRIQLQQAFIKALVEQIKDVGLFTNPKKLYDLADTATNAVTTDSDLGSVNSLMSFASGLKSISAKNMHMVTMPVQYDPADGNRVLVDDTKAQQVWTALKDDKAIPKSATKGTATGQANGVVTS
- the rpmE gene encoding 50S ribosomal protein L31, which translates into the protein MKRDIHPEYVETQVSCTCGASFTTRSTISSGAIRAEVCSECHPFYTGKQKILDTGGRVARFEARFGKAAGSKK
- the prfA gene encoding peptide chain release factor 1, with the protein product MFEAVEELVVEHADLEKKLADPSVHSDQANARKLNKRYAELTPIVATFRSWKQMGGDIETARELGADDPEFAAEVKELEKAREELTEKLRLLLVPRDPSDDKDVILEIKAGAGGDESALFAGDLLRMYLRYAERVGWKTEIIDATESELGGYKDVQVAVKTKGGQGATEPGQGVWARLKYEGGVHRVQRVPATESQGRIHTSAAGVLVTPEAEEVDVEINPNDLRIDVYRSSGPGGQSVNTTDSAVRITHVPTGVVASCQNEKSQLQNKEQALRILRSRLLAAAQEEAEKNAADARRSQVRTVDRSEKIRTYNFPENRISDHRVGFKAYNLDQVLDGELDAVIQACVDADSAAKLAAA
- a CDS encoding trypsin-like serine protease, producing the protein MSGGGRHRRRLRIALPFTAAGVAAAVAAALLTSSADAATALPKPTVKPAIATASLAELQKRVAGAIAGDDTAGETAAKSSLNAGTSSGPIDAKIIGGSTTTITSAPWMAQLWYSDEANDLGFFCGGAVVSPTKILTAAHCVKGYNWAAHGAVVTGTSTMPDDSGNTNGTVSQPLRQWSHASYSARTIDNDIAVLTLATPVKATPIRMTTSADTASYAAGTNAKVYGWGRTSSTTQDISDTLKTAALPIQSDTTCANYYGADFVKGHMVCAGKPASGSDSGTTSACNGDSGGPLVVGNRIVGVVSWGVVDCVEKGAYSVFAKVKSYVGAAYPQVDDANMSYTDGRADLFVRNASTKTGYQKDSKGTSFGARQSLGNWSGVNTVLQTDLDRDGVQDFVYRVASTGDVYWMHYVRSTETWTEKQIFDNWKTRTRIATPGDLTGDYLPDLLSVDSGGKLWLYPGKGNGSFSARTQVGSGTGWNQYNTLRGKGDFNADGKADVIVRNRSTGAVYLYKGTGKASSPFSARVKVRTWSNTTYNAFDAIGDVNGDSKADFLARTPGGTLYLYKGTGKATSEIFATRVSVGTDFKQYDIFG